One Stenotrophomonas oahuensis genomic region harbors:
- a CDS encoding autotransporter outer membrane beta-barrel domain-containing protein gives MLISSGAPHRPALRPLACGVLFALVAAPLGALHARELDNQHVSIDEGHAVEAWRLINGASLQVRGATTHTISVNDTSALMLSGATVIRNDGPPTTQAYALQVLGNGTAIATNSRFVDGGVWVAGRSSATLTDSHIEVRGSAPGFDTNARPAWGLSINDGGTGAIANPSVVLDNSRITVADRADQNHYSSGVGAYITAGTLTLRNDSVMDAANVGVVVVGAGRDHPINLELDGSHIQAGRASGIEFAGSGNANAIFNVIAANGSTIKAADGNLLLVRHYKDSVAYGDNQVNFTVSNSSLQGNVVFDDSQMNGRVNVVLEKGTRLRGVFDNVTSARIGSNSIWTLTGDSTVGDLTLDGSAVVRLSDRVDAAQLTTLTLENFHGAGGTFMFRTVLDDDSSATDKLHITGDAEGHAGVVVLNAGGQGAQTANGIELITIDGASNAQFDLLGRAVGGQYEYFLIKGDDGNWYLRSQLDEQPDVPHECLQNPELPHCEITLPVEPIDPEYPDTGEPPVPQPVLRPETGAYLANQAAMHQLLQHSAQRRMANDATDDGLRTWASTEVAESRQQLTGQQRFESTRQRLQLGADIGVFDGGQGRVGAMLSAGKADATVRSTVTGYRAEATVEGGAVGAYAHWSNDAQYLDASVQHGRFRNTVHGEGLDAERYDSRAWQSAVEAGYRFDLGGIGGMALNLQPQLQLIYTDARTDAHVESNGTVVRSSGASGLSTRVGLRLEGETVIGSSRFAPYVAINGYRDTRHAGMVFDGETVLGGVPRQRAELNLGGQLQLSNGLSAWSEVGASHGETRHRDTVARIGAAYRW, from the coding sequence ATGCTTATCTCTTCCGGTGCCCCACACCGCCCTGCCCTGCGGCCGCTGGCCTGCGGAGTTCTGTTCGCCCTCGTCGCAGCGCCCCTCGGCGCGTTACACGCACGCGAACTGGACAACCAACACGTCAGTATCGATGAGGGACACGCCGTTGAAGCTTGGCGGCTGATCAATGGCGCGAGCCTGCAGGTCCGCGGTGCCACCACGCATACGATCAGCGTCAACGACACCAGCGCGCTGATGCTGTCCGGTGCCACGGTCATCCGCAATGACGGCCCCCCGACAACGCAGGCGTATGCATTACAGGTGCTGGGAAACGGCACCGCCATCGCGACCAACAGCCGATTTGTGGATGGCGGCGTCTGGGTGGCGGGGCGCTCGAGCGCCACCCTGACCGACAGCCACATCGAGGTGCGCGGCAGCGCCCCGGGGTTTGACACCAACGCCCGCCCTGCTTGGGGCCTGAGTATCAATGACGGCGGCACAGGCGCAATTGCAAACCCGAGCGTAGTGCTGGACAACTCGCGGATCACAGTGGCCGACCGCGCCGACCAGAACCATTACAGCTCCGGTGTCGGTGCCTATATCACGGCCGGTACGCTGACCTTGCGCAATGACTCCGTGATGGATGCTGCCAATGTGGGTGTTGTCGTGGTCGGGGCGGGGCGGGATCACCCCATCAACCTGGAGCTGGATGGTTCACACATCCAGGCGGGACGCGCTTCCGGGATCGAGTTCGCCGGATCGGGGAACGCCAACGCGATCTTCAACGTGATCGCCGCCAATGGTTCCACCATCAAGGCCGCCGACGGCAACCTGCTGCTTGTCCGCCACTACAAAGACAGTGTCGCCTATGGCGACAACCAGGTGAACTTCACCGTGTCGAACAGTTCGCTGCAAGGCAACGTGGTCTTCGACGACAGCCAGATGAACGGTCGTGTCAACGTTGTTCTTGAAAAAGGGACACGATTGAGGGGTGTGTTCGACAACGTCACTTCAGCGCGCATTGGCTCCAACAGCATCTGGACGCTCACGGGCGACAGCACGGTGGGCGACCTGACACTGGATGGCTCCGCAGTGGTGAGGTTGTCGGACCGCGTTGACGCCGCACAGTTGACCACGCTGACGCTGGAGAATTTCCACGGAGCAGGCGGCACCTTCATGTTCAGGACCGTGCTGGACGATGACAGCTCAGCCACGGACAAGTTGCACATCACCGGCGATGCTGAAGGTCACGCCGGCGTGGTTGTACTCAATGCCGGCGGACAGGGCGCACAAACAGCGAACGGCATCGAGCTGATCACCATCGATGGTGCGTCCAACGCGCAGTTCGACCTGCTGGGCCGCGCCGTCGGCGGGCAATACGAGTACTTCCTGATCAAGGGCGATGACGGCAACTGGTATCTGCGGTCGCAGCTGGACGAGCAGCCCGACGTCCCGCATGAGTGCCTGCAGAATCCGGAACTTCCGCACTGCGAGATCACCCTGCCGGTGGAACCGATCGATCCGGAATATCCCGATACCGGGGAACCGCCGGTGCCGCAGCCGGTGCTGCGCCCGGAAACCGGGGCGTACCTGGCCAACCAAGCCGCCATGCACCAGCTGCTGCAGCACAGCGCGCAGCGCCGTATGGCGAACGATGCAACGGATGACGGCCTGCGCACCTGGGCGTCGACCGAAGTCGCCGAAAGCCGCCAGCAGCTGACCGGTCAACAGCGCTTTGAATCCACCCGCCAGCGCCTGCAGCTGGGTGCCGACATCGGCGTGTTCGACGGCGGCCAGGGCCGCGTTGGCGCGATGCTCAGCGCCGGCAAGGCCGACGCGACCGTTCGTTCGACGGTGACCGGCTACCGCGCCGAAGCCACCGTGGAAGGCGGTGCCGTGGGTGCCTATGCACACTGGTCCAATGACGCACAGTATCTGGACGCCTCGGTGCAGCACGGCCGCTTCCGCAACACCGTGCACGGCGAAGGCCTGGATGCCGAGCGCTATGACAGCCGCGCCTGGCAGAGTGCAGTGGAAGCAGGCTACCGCTTCGACCTGGGCGGCATCGGTGGCATGGCGTTGAACCTGCAGCCGCAGTTGCAGCTGATCTACACCGACGCCCGTACCGACGCACATGTGGAATCCAACGGCACCGTGGTCCGTAGCAGCGGCGCAAGTGGTCTGTCCACCCGCGTGGGCTTGCGCCTGGAAGGTGAGACTGTGATCGGCAGCAGCCGCTTCGCTCCGTACGTCGCCATCAACGGCTACCGCGACACCCGCCACGCCGGCATGGTCTTCGACGGCGAGACGGTCCTGGGCGGCGTGCCGCGCCAGCGCGCCGAACTCAACCTGGGCGGCCAGCTGCAGCTGAGCAATGGCCTCTCGGCGTGGAGCGAGGTCGGTGCCAGCCACGGCGAGACTCGCCACCGCGACACCGTCGCACGCATCGGTGCGGCGTACCGCTGGTGA
- a CDS encoding FAD-binding oxidoreductase → MNASLPAAFSVELGALLGADGWRTDAAALEANAQDNSWRHALPAGVALPTDREQVVAIVRACRAHGVPIVARGAGTGTTGAAVPVNGSIVLSLARMNRILDIQPGNRCAVVEPGVLNGDLQHALAPHGLFWAPDPSSADICSIGGNLACNAGGPRAVKYGTSRDNVLGLVAVTGAGELIQCGGAYTKDATGYDLTHLLVGSEGTLAVIVEATLKLTPRPVTQAGLRVLYRDADAAAAAVSRLMAQPVVPARLEFMDARSLELLRRNGAEVPEAGAMLLVEADGDHDTLPYLLQALADAAEGDGMLALDVAMEGSAREALWAARKALSPALKSIAPGKVNEDVVVPVSRIPDLVAGVQALAREYHLVIVTFGHAGNGNLHVNILYHPDDADENARAHAALPKIFELTLALGGTLSGEHGIGLAKRDFMAQAFTPATLATMRAIKQALDPDGILNPGKVLPPG, encoded by the coding sequence ATGAACGCTTCTTTGCCTGCTGCTTTTTCTGTTGAACTGGGTGCGCTGCTGGGCGCGGACGGCTGGCGTACCGATGCGGCGGCGCTGGAAGCGAACGCGCAGGACAACTCGTGGCGGCATGCCTTGCCGGCGGGCGTGGCGCTGCCCACCGACCGCGAACAGGTGGTGGCCATCGTGCGCGCCTGCCGTGCGCATGGTGTACCGATCGTGGCACGCGGTGCCGGCACCGGCACGACCGGCGCTGCCGTGCCGGTGAACGGCAGCATCGTGCTGTCGCTGGCACGCATGAACCGCATTCTGGACATCCAGCCGGGCAACCGCTGCGCGGTGGTCGAGCCGGGCGTGCTGAACGGCGACCTGCAGCATGCACTGGCCCCGCACGGCCTGTTCTGGGCCCCGGATCCGTCCAGTGCCGACATCTGCAGCATCGGCGGCAACCTGGCCTGCAATGCCGGCGGCCCGCGCGCAGTGAAGTACGGCACCAGCCGCGACAACGTGCTCGGTCTGGTCGCGGTGACCGGGGCCGGCGAGCTGATTCAATGCGGCGGGGCCTACACCAAGGACGCCACCGGCTACGACCTCACCCATCTGCTGGTAGGCAGCGAAGGCACGCTGGCGGTGATCGTGGAAGCCACCCTGAAGCTCACGCCGCGGCCAGTGACCCAGGCCGGCCTGCGCGTGTTGTACCGCGATGCCGATGCCGCCGCGGCCGCGGTTTCGCGACTGATGGCGCAACCGGTGGTGCCCGCCCGGCTGGAATTCATGGATGCGCGCAGCCTGGAACTGCTGCGCCGTAACGGGGCCGAGGTGCCCGAGGCCGGTGCGATGCTGCTGGTCGAGGCCGATGGCGACCACGACACCCTGCCCTATCTGCTGCAGGCGCTGGCCGATGCCGCCGAGGGCGACGGCATGCTGGCGCTGGACGTGGCGATGGAAGGCAGTGCACGTGAAGCGCTGTGGGCGGCACGCAAGGCGCTGTCACCGGCGCTGAAGAGCATCGCCCCCGGCAAGGTCAACGAGGACGTGGTGGTGCCGGTGTCGCGCATTCCCGACCTGGTGGCCGGCGTGCAGGCATTGGCGCGCGAGTACCACCTGGTCATCGTCACCTTCGGCCACGCCGGCAACGGCAACCTGCACGTCAACATCCTGTATCACCCGGATGACGCCGACGAAAACGCACGCGCGCATGCCGCGCTGCCGAAGATCTTCGAACTCACCCTGGCGCTGGGTGGCACCTTGTCCGGCGAGCACGGCATCGGCCTGGCCAAGCGCGACTTCATGGCGCAGGCGTTCACTCCGGCTACGTTGGCCACGATGCGGGCGATCAAGCAGGCGCTGGACCCGGACGGCATCCTGAACCCGGGCAAGGTGCTGCCGCCGGGCTGA
- a CDS encoding YraN family protein produces the protein MTSARAQRGAAVEAAALVHLREAGLTLLARNVRFKGGELDLVMRDGDTTVFVEVRYRADARFGGGAASVDLRKRRKVVLAAQLYLQRHPALAKQPCRFDVVDASGMPVQLTWLRGAFRLEDCGFA, from the coding sequence GTGACCAGCGCACGGGCGCAGCGCGGCGCGGCGGTGGAAGCGGCCGCGCTGGTGCACCTGCGTGAGGCGGGGCTGACGCTGCTGGCGCGCAACGTGCGCTTCAAAGGCGGCGAGCTGGATCTGGTGATGCGCGACGGCGACACCACGGTGTTCGTGGAAGTGCGCTATCGCGCCGATGCGCGGTTTGGTGGCGGCGCGGCTTCGGTGGATCTGCGCAAGCGACGCAAAGTGGTGCTGGCGGCACAGTTGTATCTGCAGCGGCATCCGGCGCTGGCGAAACAACCGTGCCGGTTTGATGTGGTCGATGCAAGTGGGATGCCGGTGCAGCTGACCTGGCTGCGCGGAGCGTTCCGATTGGAAGATTGTGGATTTGCCTGA
- a CDS encoding penicillin-binding protein activator gives MNTPAARISALSLALLLMAGCATTSVTSAPESPAQSQALALIEQGKPRDAAVQLEALANTLRGNARSAALADAAFAWHEAGDNARARSLLAQVTPRGLSGASLQRYHLTTAELALLDNQPVQALAALKESSDTVAPTLRTRWQLARANALQASGDVIGAATERARAHASLSGAARAENQQAIAGLLGQLDDATLRARAAALPANEPLYNFAGRALIARGLPLPRPFDRDGVAQFDTSKRPPALSDGYRPPVKMAVLLPLSGRLATAAQPVRDGLLSGYYGETRRRPDIQFIDTAGTPAGAIAAYDKAIVAGVDFVVGPLGRDEVDAVFGRTELPVPVLALNRGKSSPPAGSAGFSLAPEDDGIIAAEYLRGRERSKVLVLHSNDDNGRRTAAAFRERFSQRGGQVVATIGINETVGDIGAQIRAAGAVDGVLLAVKAPQARQLAPQLALAGAGGASRVGTSQLTLGTGKPEEDMALDGIVYPNEAWNVRGVPGLPSASTAGQILPTARGAAGRLFAFGFDAWKISAYLDNVANEGGLAGATGTLFLDSNGNVLRVPAWSTFSGGRPMPVAN, from the coding sequence ATGAACACGCCCGCCGCCCGGATCTCTGCCCTGTCGCTTGCTTTGCTGCTGATGGCCGGCTGCGCCACCACCAGCGTGACCAGCGCCCCGGAATCGCCGGCGCAGAGCCAGGCCCTGGCCTTGATCGAACAGGGCAAGCCGCGCGATGCCGCGGTGCAGCTGGAGGCCCTGGCCAACACCCTGCGCGGCAACGCCCGCAGCGCGGCGCTGGCCGACGCCGCTTTCGCCTGGCATGAGGCTGGCGACAACGCCCGCGCCCGCAGCCTGCTGGCCCAGGTCACCCCGCGTGGCCTGAGCGGTGCCAGCCTGCAGCGCTACCACCTGACCACCGCCGAGCTGGCCCTGCTCGACAACCAGCCGGTGCAGGCACTGGCCGCCCTGAAGGAGTCGTCGGACACCGTGGCCCCGACGCTGCGCACGCGCTGGCAGCTGGCCCGCGCCAATGCCCTGCAGGCCAGCGGCGACGTGATCGGTGCGGCGACCGAACGCGCCCGCGCGCATGCATCCCTCAGCGGCGCAGCGCGCGCTGAAAACCAGCAGGCCATTGCCGGCCTGCTCGGCCAGCTGGACGACGCCACCCTGCGCGCCCGCGCTGCGGCGCTGCCGGCCAACGAGCCGCTGTACAACTTTGCCGGGCGTGCGCTGATTGCCCGTGGCCTGCCGCTGCCGCGCCCGTTCGACCGCGACGGCGTGGCCCAGTTCGACACCAGCAAGCGCCCGCCCGCACTCAGCGACGGCTACCGCCCGCCGGTGAAGATGGCGGTGCTGCTGCCACTCAGCGGCCGCCTCGCCACGGCCGCGCAGCCGGTCCGTGACGGCCTGCTCAGCGGCTACTACGGTGAAACCCGCCGCCGCCCCGACATCCAGTTCATCGACACCGCCGGCACCCCGGCCGGCGCGATCGCCGCCTATGACAAAGCCATCGTGGCCGGTGTCGACTTCGTGGTCGGGCCACTGGGCCGCGACGAAGTGGACGCGGTGTTCGGGCGCACCGAACTGCCGGTGCCGGTGCTGGCGCTGAACCGCGGCAAGAGCAGCCCGCCGGCCGGCAGCGCCGGCTTCTCGCTGGCCCCGGAAGACGACGGCATCATCGCCGCCGAGTACCTGCGCGGCCGCGAACGCAGCAAGGTGCTGGTGCTGCACAGCAATGACGACAACGGCCGGCGTACCGCTGCCGCCTTCCGCGAACGCTTCAGCCAACGCGGCGGGCAGGTCGTGGCGACCATCGGCATCAACGAAACCGTCGGGGACATCGGCGCGCAGATCCGTGCCGCCGGCGCGGTCGACGGCGTGCTGCTGGCAGTGAAGGCCCCGCAGGCCCGTCAGCTGGCTCCGCAGCTGGCCCTGGCGGGTGCCGGCGGTGCCAGCCGCGTCGGTACCTCGCAGCTGACCCTGGGTACCGGCAAGCCGGAAGAAGACATGGCGCTGGACGGCATCGTCTATCCGAACGAAGCCTGGAACGTGCGTGGCGTGCCCGGGCTGCCCTCGGCCAGCACCGCCGGTCAGATCCTGCCCACCGCGCGTGGCGCGGCCGGCCGTCTGTTCGCGTTCGGCTTCGACGCCTGGAAGATCAGCGCGTATCTGGACAATGTCGCCAACGAAGGCGGTCTGGCCGGTGCCACCGGCACGCTGTTCCTGGACAGCAACGGCAACGTGCTGCGCGTGCCGGCATGGTCCACCTTCAGCGGTGGTCGCCCGATGCCGGTCGCCAACTGA
- the rsmI gene encoding 16S rRNA (cytidine(1402)-2'-O)-methyltransferase, with product MSAVPTLYVVATPIGNLADLTPRAQEVLRSVAAICAEDTRRSGQLLAHFGIQQPLVALHDHNEDALAQRIVGRLLAGESLALVSDAGTPLVSDPGYRLVRAAREAGVRVSPVPGACAAIAALSVAGLPSDRFTFEGFLPAKASGRRERLQALAGETRTLVFYESSHRIAESLADMADAFGPQRPAVLARELTKLFETVLDGDLASLRAQVEADENQRKGEFVVMVQGAADDAEAQLQHGRRVYAKLSEHLPPSTAAKLAAELTGAPRKALYGS from the coding sequence ATGAGTGCTGTCCCTACGCTGTATGTCGTTGCCACCCCGATCGGAAACCTCGCCGACCTGACGCCGCGGGCGCAGGAGGTGCTGCGCTCGGTGGCCGCGATCTGCGCCGAGGACACCCGCCGCAGCGGCCAGCTGCTGGCCCATTTCGGCATCCAGCAACCGCTGGTGGCGCTGCACGACCACAACGAGGACGCGCTGGCCCAGCGCATCGTCGGCCGCCTGCTGGCCGGCGAATCGCTGGCCCTGGTCAGCGACGCCGGCACCCCGCTGGTCAGCGACCCGGGTTACCGGCTGGTCCGCGCCGCGCGCGAAGCCGGCGTCCGGGTCAGCCCGGTTCCCGGAGCCTGCGCGGCGATTGCCGCTCTGAGCGTGGCCGGCCTGCCCAGCGACCGCTTCACCTTTGAAGGCTTCCTGCCGGCCAAGGCCTCGGGTCGCCGGGAACGGCTGCAGGCGCTGGCGGGGGAAACCCGGACCCTGGTGTTCTACGAATCCTCACACCGCATTGCGGAATCGCTGGCCGACATGGCCGACGCGTTCGGCCCGCAGCGCCCGGCGGTGCTGGCCCGCGAGCTGACCAAGCTGTTCGAGACCGTGCTGGATGGCGACCTCGCCAGCCTGCGCGCCCAGGTCGAAGCGGACGAGAACCAGCGCAAGGGCGAGTTCGTGGTGATGGTGCAGGGCGCGGCGGATGACGCCGAAGCCCAGCTGCAGCACGGGCGGCGCGTGTACGCCAAGCTCAGCGAGCACCTGCCGCCGTCCACCGCGGCCAAGCTGGCCGCTGAGCTGACCGGTGCCCCGCGCAAGGCGCTCTACGGCAGCTGA
- a CDS encoding NRDE family protein, which produces MCLLTLAWKVHPRWQLLMAGNRDEFHARPTAPLAMWPAAEGALRAGRDLRSGGTWAGITGTGRMAVVTNVRDPLAAQTGPSRGALVAHYLRDAAPAGRYADWLASEAAAYAPFNLLLADTASCEFLGNHPAHRQTLTPGIHGLSNGPLDAPWPKTLRLNAAMQAWLDSGSESLEPLWQALADTTRADDAQLPDTGIGLERERWLSSAFIRSADYGTRASTIIALDAQGRGFIRERRFDPAGTCVGESALQIDGP; this is translated from the coding sequence ATGTGTCTGCTCACCCTGGCCTGGAAGGTCCACCCCCGCTGGCAGCTGTTGATGGCCGGCAACCGCGACGAGTTCCACGCCCGCCCCACCGCCCCGTTGGCGATGTGGCCGGCGGCCGAAGGCGCATTGCGCGCCGGTCGCGACCTGCGCTCCGGCGGCACCTGGGCCGGCATCACCGGCACCGGCCGCATGGCGGTGGTCACCAACGTGCGCGATCCGCTGGCGGCCCAGACCGGGCCTTCGCGCGGCGCGCTGGTGGCCCACTACCTGCGCGATGCCGCACCGGCAGGGCGCTATGCCGACTGGTTGGCGTCGGAAGCGGCGGCCTACGCGCCGTTCAACCTGCTGCTAGCCGACACCGCAAGCTGCGAGTTCCTGGGCAATCACCCCGCGCACCGTCAGACCCTGACCCCCGGCATTCACGGGCTGTCCAACGGACCGCTCGACGCCCCCTGGCCCAAGACCCTGCGCCTCAATGCGGCCATGCAGGCCTGGCTGGACAGTGGCAGCGAGTCGCTGGAGCCGTTGTGGCAGGCGCTGGCGGACACCACACGGGCCGACGACGCGCAGTTGCCGGACACCGGCATCGGCCTGGAACGGGAGCGCTGGCTGTCGTCGGCATTCATCCGCAGTGCCGATTACGGCACACGGGCCAGCACGATCATTGCGTTGGATGCGCAGGGGCGCGGCTTCATCCGCGAGCGCCGTTTCGACCCGGCCGGCACCTGTGTGGGCGAGAGCGCGCTGCAGATTGATGGGCCCTGA
- the mraZ gene encoding division/cell wall cluster transcriptional repressor MraZ, producing MFQGETAITVDDKGRMAVPTAHRDLVARVSNNRLVLTYNPFESGCLWLYAEEEWERVRDDVMAKPNTQRVVRLLQQKLVGSAAHLELDGNGRISIPASHRGAVGIEKKAVLLGMGDKFELWSEQAHRALIQQTLSDEDLGDGLLDLKL from the coding sequence GTGTTTCAGGGCGAGACGGCCATCACAGTTGACGACAAAGGGCGCATGGCGGTTCCGACCGCGCATCGCGACCTGGTCGCGCGCGTGAGCAACAACCGGCTGGTCCTCACCTACAACCCGTTCGAGTCCGGCTGCCTGTGGCTGTATGCCGAGGAAGAGTGGGAACGGGTGCGCGACGACGTCATGGCCAAGCCCAACACGCAGCGCGTCGTGCGCCTTCTGCAACAGAAGCTGGTCGGTTCGGCCGCGCATCTGGAGCTGGATGGCAACGGCCGCATCAGTATTCCGGCCAGCCACCGTGGTGCCGTTGGCATTGAAAAGAAGGCGGTGTTGCTCGGCATGGGCGACAAGTTCGAATTGTGGAGCGAGCAGGCTCATCGCGCGTTGATCCAGCAGACGTTGTCTGACGAGGATCTGGGCGATGGGCTGCTCGACCTGAAGTTGTGA
- the rsmH gene encoding 16S rRNA (cytosine(1402)-N(4))-methyltransferase RsmH: protein MRGGAQAGHPVSQSPAGHLPVLYTQVLDGLRVIENGRYLDGTFGRGGHARGVLEQLGPGGALLVMDKDPEAIAVAERDFAPDPRVSIFRGSFADLLHWPATAEGLDGVLFDLGVSSPQLDVAERGFSFGKDGPLDMRMDPDSGQSAAEWLGSAEEREIADVLWTYGEERQSRRIARAIVAKRASQPLTRTAQLAELIASVMPRGKDKIHPATRSFQAIRIHINRELADLEAGLDAAMARLKPGGRLAVISFHSLEDRIVKQFMNRHAKAPPANRRLPEQQTFVPTLDLIGGAIKAEDDELAVNPRSRSAVLRVAEKRGEAA from the coding sequence ATGCGCGGCGGCGCGCAGGCCGGTCACCCGGTGTCGCAGTCGCCGGCAGGACACCTGCCGGTTCTGTACACCCAGGTCCTGGATGGCCTGAGGGTGATCGAAAACGGACGGTATCTCGATGGCACGTTTGGTCGTGGCGGTCACGCCCGCGGCGTGCTCGAGCAGCTCGGTCCGGGAGGCGCGCTGCTGGTCATGGACAAGGATCCGGAGGCAATTGCGGTAGCCGAGCGCGACTTCGCGCCGGACCCGCGCGTCTCGATCTTCCGTGGCAGCTTCGCTGACCTGCTGCACTGGCCGGCCACCGCCGAGGGACTGGACGGGGTGTTGTTCGACCTGGGCGTGTCGTCGCCGCAGCTGGACGTGGCCGAGCGTGGCTTCAGCTTCGGCAAGGACGGCCCGCTGGACATGCGCATGGATCCGGACAGTGGCCAGAGCGCCGCCGAATGGCTGGGCAGCGCCGAAGAGCGCGAGATCGCCGATGTGCTGTGGACCTACGGCGAAGAACGCCAGAGCCGGCGCATCGCCCGCGCCATCGTGGCCAAGCGCGCCAGCCAGCCGCTCACCCGCACCGCCCAGCTGGCCGAACTGATCGCGTCGGTGATGCCGCGCGGCAAGGACAAGATCCACCCGGCCACGCGCAGCTTCCAGGCGATCCGTATCCATATCAACCGCGAACTGGCCGACCTCGAAGCCGGCCTGGACGCGGCGATGGCCCGGCTCAAGCCCGGTGGTCGGCTGGCGGTGATCAGCTTCCACTCGCTGGAAGACCGTATCGTCAAGCAGTTCATGAACCGCCATGCCAAGGCACCGCCGGCCAACCGCCGGCTGCCCGAGCAGCAGACGTTCGTGCCCACGCTGGACCTGATCGGCGGGGCCATCAAGGCTGAAGACGACGAACTGGCGGTCAACCCGCGTTCGCGCAGCGCCGTGCTGCGCGTGGCCGAAAAGCGCGGGGAGGCTGCATGA
- the ftsL gene encoding cell division protein FtsL, whose product MSRLLLVILLAATIASAIGVVFMRHRHRQTFVELSRAERARDELNIEFGRLQLEQATLAEATRVDRVARERLGMKFPEANDVVVVRP is encoded by the coding sequence ATGAGCCGCCTTCTGCTGGTGATTTTGCTGGCCGCCACCATCGCCTCGGCGATCGGTGTCGTGTTCATGCGCCACCGTCACCGGCAGACCTTCGTCGAGCTTTCGCGCGCCGAGCGCGCCCGCGACGAACTGAACATCGAATTCGGCCGCCTGCAGCTGGAACAGGCCACCCTGGCCGAAGCCACCCGCGTCGACCGGGTGGCACGTGAGCGCCTGGGCATGAAGTTCCCGGAAGCCAATGATGTCGTGGTGGTGCGCCCATGA